In Silene latifolia isolate original U9 population chromosome 3, ASM4854445v1, whole genome shotgun sequence, a single window of DNA contains:
- the LOC141649688 gene encoding protein FAR1-RELATED SEQUENCE 5-like, which translates to MTLRSGATLDGPEKAAEKGKKKKGEKKRINNPTSTVISSAPNDIHESAITSNDNNDILESSIISTVHIEPPDGPSSTPHVEQHSVPSRVHQLLLDSTPGGSELWTRKVALEFKPHIGVIFGTLEEAISFYGVYAETCGFEPRKSSPKRSDSGDVQYKFVVCKREGFRDHKRKAIVLYSGEDHATPKAFDIRITKLTRIGCTTMIEFCYNGDGHLHLYHKKTIIDHSKVNQGPTTTFRNVKEYVDGYENVGAQLVDFKNFGRDIKCFIGDRDSQLFINHFEDKRDTNQGFYFAYEVDSGKCLVRAFWCNVESRRNYSLFGDYIIYDPTYSTNKYCMVFTPFTGVDHHKRSVTFAAALLFHEDEDSFKWVFEKFLDAMGQREPHCIITDSCAGIKLGLHAVFKHARHRYCMWHIMQKLTDKVGPAIPKETDFVSRLNAIVCDAELQPLEFEEKWSQLVNEHNLEEATASICSLSVGGFTPPTNGIEVIGIADARTQKTYQVVYNSTTNDAECSCKLFNIKGIICRHIIWVSSGKQVDTLLDKYILMRWTKNAHKIPLYGLHGELMDDIDATGLRKLEMCKLWSEFYATINVLKNVSNNEITDLANTLKQLRVKLNPQSESMTKEQELEMLLGCSSST; encoded by the exons atgacgctgaggagcggggcTACTCTTGATGGACccgagaaagctgctgaaaaagggaagaagaaaaagggcgagaaaaagagGATCAaca ATCCTACAAGTACTGTAATTTCTTCTGCCCCTAACGATATTCATGAGTCTGCAATTACCTCTAACGATAATAACGATATTCTTGAGTCTTCAATTATTTCTACTGTACATATTGAACCACCTGATGGACCTAGCTCTACTCCacatgttgaacaacattctgtTCCTTCTCGTGTGCATCAACTTCTTTTGGACTCCACACCTGGTGGTAGTGAATTGTGGACAAGGAAAGTTGCACTTGAGTTTAAACCTCatattggagtaatttttgggACCTTGGAAGAAGCTATTAGTTTTTATGGTGTGTATGCAGAAACATGTGGTTTTGAACCTAGGAAGTCTTCCCCAAAAAGGTCTGATTCTGGTGATGTTCAGTATAAATTTGTTGTTTGTAAACGTGAAGGTTTTAGAGATCATAAGAGGAAGGCTATTGTTTTATATAGTGGAGAGGACCATGCAACTCCCAAGGCATTTGATATCAGAATCACTAAACTAACTAGGATTGGTTGTACTACTATGATTGAGTTTTGCTATAATGGGGATGG gcACCTCCATCTTTACCATAAAAAGACAATTATTGATCATTCAAAGGTTAATCAAGGCCCAACAACGACATTTAGAAATGTTAAGGAATATGTAGATGGCTATGAAAATGTGGGAGCTCAACTCGTTGATTTTAAGAATTTTGGAAGGGATATCAAATGTTTCATAGGAGACCGGGATTCTCAACTGTTTATTAACCATTTCGAGGATAAACGTGATACCAATCAAGGTTTTTACTTTGCTTATGAGGTGGATTCTGGGAAATGTTTGGTTCGTGCGTTTTGGTGTAATGTAGAGTCTCGTAGAAACTACTCTTTGTTTGGTGATTACATCATTTATGATCCAACTTACAGTACGAATAAGTATTGTATGGTTTTTACTCCTTTTACTGGGGTAGACCACCATAAAAGGTCAGTTACTTTTGCTGCTGCATTGCTATTTCATGAGGATGAAGACTCGTTCAAGTGGGTCTTTGAAAAGTTCCTAGATGCTATGGGTCAGCGAGAGCCACACTGTATCATTACTGACTCATGTGCTGGAATAAAGTTGGGTTTGCATGCTGTTTTCAAACATGCTAGGcacagatattgcatgtggcatatcatgcaaaAGCTGACTGATAAAGTTGGGCCTGCAATACCGAAAGAGACTGATTTTGTGAGCCGTTTGAATGCTATTGTTTGTGATGCTGAGTTACAACCTCTGGAATTTGAAGAAAAGTGGTCTCAGTTGGTTaatgagcataatcttgaag AAGCTACTGCTTCTATTTGTTCCCTTAGTGTTGGTGGCTTCACACCACCTACCAACGGTATAGAGGTAATTGGTATAGCTGATGCTAGAACGCAGAAGACCTATCAAGTCGTCTACAATTCTACAACCAATGATGCTGAATGTTCTTGTAAGTTGTTCAACATAAAGGGTATTATTTGCAGACACATTATCTGGGTTTCCTCCGGGAAACAAGTAGACACTTTGCTTGATAAGTACATCCTTATGCGGTGGACCAAGAATGCACACAAGATCCCTCTTTATGGTTTACATGGTGAGTTAATGGACGACATTGATGCCACTGGTTTAAGAAAGTTGGAGATGTGCAAGTTATGGTCAGAGTTCTACGCAACTATCAATGTGCTCAAGAATGTGTCTAACAATGAGATCACTGATCTTGCTAACACACTGAAGCAATTAAGGGTCAAACTCAATCCGCAATCAGAGTCAATGACCAAAGAGCAGGAGTTGGAGATGCTTCTTGGATGCAGTTCCTCAACTTAG
- the LOC141649689 gene encoding protein FAR1-RELATED SEQUENCE 5-like, whose product MKVVREEGVCKNLCVLYYNAPIVPSDKTVVARGAAFYYDQIQEVEVQGIALRQNWREVEVTDIYLEEYGTLIEPISDNWCLQDVVGSIRQWPEAFIIVDISGAARGLDRWLCDDGVEKLKREGIGRKGDCRRRQWLQVKLSTCYRLSPARTGGAVVSVFMSTVPSTPLIRVSIEDDIHLEVQYCRDSVFTPTCTSHPTKIHPLQVSYTPGGSQRWTRLVEEGFTPKLSMHFFDYDSAMCFYVVYAISCGFEPRLHTTKRTRSGELLRKSIVCNRQGFRDNKRKLKCPAQEVDTDSTVKTQVSRNVKVTRIGCPAMMRVEAVEGGGYRVDQFVAVHNHRLLSVIDKEFHKVVRHLSGFQKKLIIGNSKLNIGADRSFQLCKVYADGYANVGATLTDFKNFARDVKCYISLQDATFFINHLEELKKMKPGFYFAYEVDDDKCLSRVFWADAECRRNYSIFGDGLSYDATYGTNKYRMKFTPFTEVDHHKRYVTFACALLAHEDEHSFAWCFKKNLDCMDQKEPLCLVTDQDPGMLLAIPKDSSLEPMEFEQRWLEVMNDFDLGGHKWLSSMFRDKHLWIPAFFRDMPMGGLLRTTQRSESANSFFKRYQNHYGTLVEFWLRYETAIEQQRYLQKCLDKDSEHSLPVTTPSPTKIELHVASVYTHNVFYDVQVELKHTSICGLAGMPLNGDIRVYDVNDELRHTTFQVSYTATTEDVKCTCKIFESKGLLCRHVFWVLSANLLKSIPGKYIVPR is encoded by the exons ATGAAGGTCGTGAGAGAGGAG ggCGTTTGTAAGAATCTTTGTGTTCTTTACTACAATGCCCCTATAGTACCATCCGACAAAACTGTTGTTGCTAGGGGAGCAGCGTTCTATTACGACCagattcaagaagttgaggtTCAAGGCATTGCCCTCCGTCAGAATTGGAGGGAAGTAGAAGTCACCGACATATATCTGGAGGAGTATGGTACTCTAATAGAACCAATTAGTGATAATTGGTGTTTGCAAGATGTCGTGGGTTCTATTAGGCAATGGCCTGAAGCATTCATTATTGTTGACATCTCCGGC GCTGCTCGTGGGCTGGATAGGTGGTTGTGTGACGATGGTGTTGAAAAGTTGAAACGAGAAGGAATTGGGAGGAAGGGAGATTGTCGGCGCCGTCAGTGGTTGCAAGTGAAATTGTCGACGTGTTATCGGTTGTCGCCGGCAAGAACTGGTGGTGCGGTG GTCTCTGTTTTCATGTCGACTGTTCCTTCTACTCCATTGATTCGCGTATCGATTGAAGATGACATTCATCTAG AAGTCCAATATTGTCGTGATTCTGTTTTTACTCCAACGTGCACATCAcacccaacaaaaatacatccACTTCAAGTGAGCTACACTCCTGGTGGTAGTCAGAGATGGACTAGGCTAGTTGAGGAGGGGTTCACACCTAAACTATCTATGCATTTTTTTGATTATGATTCAGCAATGTGTTTTTATGTTGTGTATGCAATTTCCTGTGGGTTTGAACCAAGGCTGCATACCACAAAACGTACCCGTTCTGGTGAATTACTTAGAAAATCGATTGTTTGTAATCGTCAAGGCTTTAGAGATAATAAGAGGAAACTGAAGTGTCCTGCTCAAGAGGTTGATACTGATTCTACTGTTAAGACTCAAGTTTCAAGGAATGTTAAAGTTACTAGGATTGGTTGTCCAGCAATGATGAGAGTGGAAGCGGTGGAGGGTGGAGGTTATAGAGTCGATCAATTTGTTGCTGTTCATAATCACCGTCTTCTTTCTGTTATAGACAAAGAGTTCCATAAAGTTGTCAGGCATCTTTCTGGTTTCCAAAAAAAGTTAATAATTGGTAATTCAAAGTTGAATATTGGGGCAGACAGGAGTTTTCAACTTTGCAAAGTATATGCAGATGGTTATGCTAATGTTGGAGCGACTTTGACAGATTTTAAGAATTTTGCAAGGGATGTCAAATGTTATATAAGTTTACAGGATGCAACTTTTTTTATCAATCACCTTGAAGAGTTAAAAAAAATGAAACCTGGTTTTTATTTTGCGtatgaggttgatgatgataagtGTTTGAGCAGGGTGTTTTGGGCAGATGCTGAGTGTAGGAGGAATTATTCTATATTTGGGGATGGGCTTAGCTATGACGCTACTTATGGAACCAATAAATATCGTATGAAATTCACCCCGTTTACTGAAGTTGATCACCATAAGCGGTATGTTACGTTTGCATGTGCTTTACTTGCTCATGAGGATGAACATTCTTTTGCTTGGTGTTTCAAAAAAAATTTGGACTGTATGGATCAAAAAGAACCATTATGTCTCGTAACAGACCAAGACCCTGGGATGTTACTTGCCATTCCTAAA GATTCTAGTTTAGAACCAATGGAGTTTGAACAGAGGTGGCTTGAAGTTATGAACGACTTCGACCTTGGTGGCCATAAATGGCTTTCTAGTATGTTTCGTGATAAGCATCTCTGGATTCCAGCATTTTTTAGGGACATGCCAATGGGAGGCCTATTAAGGACAACTCAGAGATCCGAGAGTGCAAATTCCTTCTTTAAGCGTTATCAGAATCACTATGGAACTTTGGTTGAGTTTTGGTTGCGTTATGAAACAGCCATTGAACAACAGCGTTACCTACAAAAGTGTCTAGACAAGGACAGTGAGCACAGTTTACCAGTTACTACTCCATCTCCGACTAAGATTGAGTTACATGTTGCATCTGTCTATACTCATAATGTTTTTTATGATGTGCAAGTTGAATTGAAGCACACTTCTATCTGCGGGCTTGCTGGTATGCCTTTGAATGGGGACATTCGTGTATATGATGTAAATGATGAGCTGAGACATACTACATTTCAGGTCTCTTACACTGCCACAACAGAAGATGTTAAGTGTACTTGCAAAATTTTTGAAAGTAAAGGTTTACTTTGCAGACATGTTTTTTGGGTTTTGTCAGCTAACCTTCTTAAAAG